One genomic window of Clostridia bacterium includes the following:
- a CDS encoding Hsp20/alpha crystallin family protein, producing MSGFLPWDKNQKRWGMISPFDWADEFFEDFMPAFKKFDSFKIDVKENEKEYMVEAELPGIKKEDVNVSLVDGNLTIAVKNSKQTEEKKENYIYKERGFSTMQRSVYLCNATNEGASAKFEDGILTLKIPKDDSQKIYKIDIN from the coding sequence ATGTCAGGATTTTTACCTTGGGACAAAAATCAAAAGAGATGGGGAATGATTAGTCCATTTGATTGGGCTGATGAATTCTTTGAAGATTTTATGCCCGCATTTAAAAAATTTGACTCCTTCAAAATCGATGTAAAAGAAAATGAAAAAGAGTATATGGTTGAGGCAGAATTGCCTGGAATAAAAAAAGAAGATGTAAACGTTTCTTTGGTTGACGGTAATCTCACTATAGCTGTTAAAAATTCAAAACAAACTGAAGAAAAGAAAGAAAATTACATTTACAAAGAAAGAGGTTTCTCTACAATGCAAAGAAGCGTATATTTGTGCAATGCAACCAATGAAGGGGCAAGCGCAAAATTTGAAGATGGAATTTTAACTTTGAAAATTCCTAAAGACGACTCTCAAAAGATATATAAAATTGATATTAATTAA